One window from the genome of Paramisgurnus dabryanus chromosome 20, PD_genome_1.1, whole genome shotgun sequence encodes:
- the got1 gene encoding aspartate aminotransferase, cytoplasmic: MSIFSEVPAAAPVAVFKLTADFREDPSASKVNLGVGAYRTDDSQPWVLPVVRKVEKMIADDHSLNHEYLPILGLPEFRSSASKIALGADSPAISEKRVGAVQCLGGTGALKIGAEFLRRWYNGTDNTKTPVYVSAPTWENHNAVFSNAGFEDIRPYKYWDAGKRGLDQAGLLGDLESAPDHSIFVLHACAHNPTGTDPTQDQWKKIADIMKRKNLFAFFDSAYQGFASGDLDKDAWAVRYFVSQGFELFCAQSFSKNFGLYNERVGNLTVVAKDQENLNRVLSQMEKIVRITWSNPPSQGARLVAITLNSPELFAEWKDNVKTMADRVLLMRAQLKEKLKSLGTPGTWEHITEQIGMFSFTGLNPKQVEYMIKEKHIYLMASGRINMCGLTSKNIDYVAESIHEAVTRVQ; this comes from the exons CATACAGAACAGATGACTCTCAACCCTGGGTTCTTCCCGTGGTAAGAAAAGTGGAGAAGATGATCGCAGATGATCATAGTTTGAACCACGAGTACCTTCCCATCTTGGGCCTTCCAGAGTTTCGCTCCAGCGCTTCAAAGATCGCTCTGGGTGCCGACAGTCCTGCCATCAGTGAGAAGAGG GTAGGTGCTGTTCAGTGTTTAGGCGGTACTGGTGCTCTAAAGATCGGTGCAGAGTTTCTTCGCCGTTGGTACAATGGAACCGACAACACAAAAACTCCAGTTTATGTATCTGCACCCACATGGG AGAATCACAATGCAGTTTTCTCTAATGCTGGATTTGAGGACATCCGTCCATACAAATATTGGGATGCAGGAAAGCGAGGACTGGATCAGGCTGGTTTGTTGGGTGATCTGGAG AGCGCACCAGATCACTCCATCTTTGTGCTGCACGCCTGTGCCCACAACCCCACCGGTACAGATCCCACTCAGGACCAATGGAAAAAGATCGCTGACATCATGAAG CGGAAGAATCTTTTTGCCTTCTTTGATTCAGCCTATCAGGGTTTTGCCTCAGGAGATTTAGATAAAGACGCATGGGCTGTTCGCTACTTTGTGTCTCAGGGTTTTGAATTGTTCTGTGCCCAGTCGTTCTCCAAGAACTTTGGCCTGTACA ATGAGAGAGTTGGAAATCTGACTGTGGTAGCCAAAGACCAAGAGAACTTGAACCGCGTCCTCTCTCAAATGGAGAAGATCGTTCGTATCACGTGGTCCAACCCTCCGTCTCAGGGCGCACGCTTGGTTGCCATTACGCTCAACAGCCCGGAGCTCTTTGCTGAATG GAAGGACAATGTGAAGACCATGGCAGACAGGGTGCTGTTGATGCGCGCTCAGCTGAAGGAGAAGCTGAAATCTCTAGGAACTCCAGGAACTTGGGAGCATATCACCGAACAGATTGGCATGTTCAGCTTCACAGGACTCAACC CTAAGCAAGTGGAATATATGATCAAAGAAAAGCACATTTATCTAATGGCAAGCGGTCGCATCAACATGTGTGGCCTCACCTCCAAAAACATCGACTATGTGGCCGAGTCCATTCATGAAGCCGTCACTAGAGTCCAATAA